Proteins found in one Muntiacus reevesi chromosome 2, mMunRee1.1, whole genome shotgun sequence genomic segment:
- the LOC136158619 gene encoding large ribosomal subunit protein uL22-like, translating to MVRYSLDPENPTKSCKSRGSNLRVHFKNTRETAQAIKGMHIRKATKYLKDVTLKKQCVPFRRYNGRVDRCAQVKQWGWTQGRWPKKRAEFLLHMLKNAESNAELKGLDVDSLVIEHIQVNKAPKMRRRTYRTHGRINPYMSFPCHIEMILTEKEQIVPKPEEEVAQKKKISQKKLKKQKLMARE from the coding sequence ATGGTGCGCTATTCACTCGacccagaaaaccccacaaaatctTGCAAATCAAGAGGTTCAAATCTTCGTGTTCACTTTAAGAACACTCGTGAGACTGCCCAGGCCATAAAGGGTATGCATATCCGAAAAGCCACCAAGTATCTGAAGGATGTCACTTTAAAGAAGCAATGTGTGCCATTCCGTCGTTACAATGGTAGAGTTGATAGATGTGCACAGGTCAAACAGTGGGGCTGGACGCAGGGTCGGTGGCCCAAAAAGAGGGCTGAATTTTTACTACACATGCTCAAAAATGCAGAGAGTAATGCTGAACTTAAGGGCTTAGATGTAGATTCTCTGGTCATTGAGCACATCCAAGTGAACAAAGCCCCCAAGATGCGGCGCAGGACTTACAGAACTCACGGTCGGATCAACCCCTACATGAGCTTTCCCTGCCACATTGAGATGAtccttactgaaaaagaacagattgttcctaaaccagaagaggaggttgcacagaagaaaaagatatcccagaagaaactgaagaaacaaaaacttatggcCCGGGAATAA